From one Streptomyces chromofuscus genomic stretch:
- a CDS encoding MraY family glycosyltransferase, with the protein MLYGIAAAVAALFLASTLAALLRAPGLRLGLVDRRRRDRRVPLLGGVAVVLATLAVAGVGEWTGVAPLGAGVGGLLVAAAAVALLGLVADACRLRARLLLCGTAVAAACVVPYEEVGVVGGVVAVGWIAAVAVAFRALDHADALAGTVGVVTAFGVGVCAAVEVMDGLAVLLSVLAAALTGFLMHNLHPARIALGACGSLFTGFLLAAAVVLTRAGYAPGSSAGVLFAFTAVASADVVIVLLARRLTGPPGPDHLAHRLRRLGLTPQGVTVVLGALAFGGVLVGVLVHAGWAGDGAVLGVAGAALVLVLGLLRVKTRGRLTPTSPHTAASLQVTGPLRVRNG; encoded by the coding sequence GTGCTCTATGGCATCGCCGCCGCTGTCGCGGCCCTCTTCCTCGCCTCGACGCTCGCGGCCCTGCTCCGCGCTCCCGGCCTGCGCCTCGGCCTCGTCGACCGCCGCCGCCGCGACCGCCGCGTGCCGCTGCTCGGCGGAGTGGCCGTGGTGCTCGCCACCCTCGCCGTCGCGGGCGTGGGCGAGTGGACCGGCGTCGCCCCGCTCGGCGCCGGCGTCGGCGGGCTCCTGGTCGCCGCCGCCGCCGTCGCGCTCCTGGGGCTGGTGGCGGACGCGTGCCGGCTGCGGGCGCGGCTGCTGCTGTGCGGCACGGCGGTGGCGGCGGCCTGCGTCGTGCCGTACGAGGAGGTGGGCGTGGTCGGCGGGGTGGTGGCCGTCGGATGGATCGCCGCGGTCGCCGTGGCCTTCCGGGCGCTCGATCACGCGGACGCGCTGGCGGGGACCGTCGGGGTGGTGACCGCCTTCGGGGTGGGGGTGTGCGCGGCGGTCGAGGTGATGGACGGGCTGGCGGTGCTGCTGAGCGTGCTGGCGGCCGCCCTGACCGGGTTCCTGATGCACAACCTGCACCCCGCGCGGATCGCGCTCGGCGCCTGCGGGTCGCTGTTCACCGGGTTCCTGCTCGCCGCCGCGGTTGTGCTGACCCGTGCGGGGTACGCACCCGGGAGTTCCGCGGGCGTGCTGTTCGCGTTCACCGCGGTGGCCAGCGCCGATGTGGTGATCGTGCTGCTGGCGCGGCGGCTGACCGGCCCGCCCGGGCCCGACCACCTCGCGCACCGGCTGCGCCGGCTGGGCCTCACCCCGCAGGGCGTGACCGTCGTGCTGGGCGCCCTCGCCTTCGGCGGCGTGCTGGTCGGGGTCCTGGTGCACGCCGGGTGGGCCGGCGACGGTGCCGTGCTCGGGGTGGCGGGTGCCGCGCTGGTCCTCGTTCTCGGGCTGCTGCGGGTGAAGACGCGCGGTCGGCTGACGCCGACTTCCCCGCATACCGCCGCGTCCTTGCAGGTCACAGGGCCCTTGCGTGTAAGGAACGGATAA